Proteins co-encoded in one Armatimonadota bacterium genomic window:
- the purE gene encoding 5-(carboxyamino)imidazole ribonucleotide mutase gives MSAPAGAPQVGIIMGSVSDRPVMEAAAEVLAALGIPYEMRIVSAHRTPDWMFEYAQTAEARGLKVIIAGAGGAAHLPGMTAAKTVLPVIGVPVPSEHLKGLDSLLSIVQMPGGVPVATVAIGRAGAVNAALLAARILGVSDATVRERLREHARAQAQAVREADRA, from the coding sequence ATGAGCGCACCGGCCGGCGCGCCCCAGGTGGGTATCATCATGGGCAGTGTCTCCGACCGGCCGGTGATGGAGGCCGCCGCGGAGGTGCTCGCCGCGCTGGGGATCCCGTACGAGATGCGCATCGTCTCCGCCCACCGCACCCCGGACTGGATGTTCGAGTACGCGCAGACCGCCGAGGCACGCGGGCTCAAGGTCATCATCGCCGGCGCCGGCGGGGCGGCGCACCTGCCCGGTATGACGGCTGCCAAGACCGTGCTGCCGGTGATCGGGGTCCCCGTGCCCTCGGAGCACCTCAAGGGCCTGGACTCGCTGCTCTCCATCGTGCAGATGCCCGGGGGCGTCCCGGTGGCCACGGTGGCCATCGGGCGGGCCGGTGCCGTCAACGCCGCCCTGCTCGCCGCGCGCATCCTCGGCGTCAGCGACGCGACGGTGCGCGAACGGCTGCGCGAGCACGCCCGGGCACAGGCGCAGGCGGTCCGGGAGGCCGACCGGGCATGA
- the rsfS gene encoding ribosome silencing factor: MARRAARRPQGDQALTRARRAAAAADAKRAEDIVILDLRGQTLVTDYFVICTGTSRVQLRAIVDAIVEALDVPGLPMREGDEESQWVLLDYGDVVVHVFGPETRAFYRLERLWGDAPEVPWKE; encoded by the coding sequence GTGGCTAGGCGGGCTGCCCGTCGCCCCCAGGGAGACCAGGCGCTCACCCGGGCTCGCCGCGCGGCGGCGGCGGCCGACGCCAAGCGCGCCGAGGACATCGTCATCCTCGACCTGCGCGGGCAGACGCTGGTGACGGACTACTTCGTGATCTGCACCGGCACCAGCCGGGTGCAGCTGCGGGCCATCGTGGACGCCATCGTCGAGGCGCTGGACGTCCCGGGCCTGCCCATGCGCGAAGGCGATGAGGAGTCGCAGTGGGTGTTGCTCGACTACGGGGACGTGGTCGTCCACGTGTTCGGGCCCGAGACGCGCGCCTTCTACCGCCTCGAGCGCCTGTGGGGCGACGCGCCCGAGGTACCCTGGAAGGAGTAG
- a CDS encoding GNAT family N-acetyltransferase — MLVALRPATAADATALAAFLEVAYPSGYLPTFDRDGPPAPQDVWFVHAEKDVCVVEVDRQPAGLLIVGRTRGQWLAEELLAPTFAEMPPSRRERLVARLAALLVARFQAGRQDTVLLRAAEDNAVGLAVAQALQAGFANALLVYRYRGPRRPAVAPPAGYQVRRASPEDRQRVVRLCAELFDDRAQAATVDRALAAREGRAFVAERDGMVVGVAAVDVGAGRAAWTVGVRETHRRRGVGRALAASVLSALAARGVVPYATAWALDPVAGAFLRRLGFGLERAFLYLERPL; from the coding sequence GTGCTCGTGGCCCTGCGCCCTGCCACCGCCGCCGACGCCACCGCGCTGGCCGCGTTCCTCGAGGTCGCGTACCCCAGCGGCTACCTGCCCACGTTCGATCGCGACGGTCCGCCCGCCCCCCAGGACGTCTGGTTCGTCCACGCGGAGAAGGACGTGTGCGTCGTCGAAGTCGACCGACAGCCGGCCGGCCTGCTCATCGTCGGCCGCACCCGCGGGCAGTGGCTGGCCGAGGAGTTGCTGGCGCCCACCTTCGCCGAGATGCCGCCATCCCGCCGCGAGCGCCTGGTGGCGCGGCTGGCCGCGCTTCTCGTCGCCCGGTTCCAAGCAGGGCGCCAGGACACGGTGCTGCTGCGGGCCGCCGAGGACAACGCGGTCGGCCTTGCCGTAGCCCAGGCCCTCCAGGCGGGCTTCGCCAACGCCCTGCTGGTCTACCGCTACCGGGGCCCCCGGCGGCCGGCGGTCGCCCCACCCGCTGGCTACCAGGTGCGCCGGGCATCCCCTGAGGATCGACAGCGCGTGGTGCGGCTGTGCGCCGAGCTCTTCGACGACCGCGCGCAGGCCGCCACCGTCGACAGAGCCCTGGCAGCGCGCGAGGGCCGCGCCTTCGTGGCCGAGCGCGACGGGATGGTGGTGGGCGTTGCTGCGGTCGACGTCGGTGCAGGACGCGCCGCGTGGACCGTGGGTGTCCGCGAGACGCACCGGCGCCGGGGCGTGGGGCGCGCGCTGGCCGCCTCGGTGCTGAGCGCCCTGGCAGCGCGCGGGGTCGTGCCGTACGCGACCGCCTGGGCGCTGGACCCTGTGGCCGGGGCATTCCTCCGGCGGTTGGGCTTTGGCCTCGAGCGCGCGTTCCTCTACCTCGAACGGCCGCTGTAG
- the rpmA gene encoding 50S ribosomal protein L27: protein MASKKGAGSSRNGRDSHSKRLGVKRFAGQLVRAGHVLVRQRGTKVWPGANVGRGRDDTLFALVDGVVAFERRGRDGRQVSVYPVPA from the coding sequence ATGGCATCGAAGAAGGGTGCCGGCAGCAGTCGTAACGGCCGCGACTCCCACAGTAAGCGTCTGGGGGTCAAGCGGTTCGCGGGCCAGCTGGTGCGGGCCGGGCATGTGCTGGTCCGGCAGCGCGGCACGAAGGTCTGGCCGGGCGCCAACGTCGGCCGCGGGCGCGACGACACGCTGTTCGCGCTGGTCGACGGGGTGGTGGCGTTCGAGCGCCGCGGCCGCGACGGGCGACAGGTCAGCGTCTACCCTGTCCCGGCCTGA
- the rodA gene encoding rod shape-determining protein RodA — protein sequence MRAAWTRDVDWPLVAATVLLAAYGVVVLVSATHGAPGAAALVRGRALHLAVGTVALLVAARLDYRRLAAAAPLLYAGALLALGAVLVVGDSRLGAQRWIALGPVGSVQPSELAKLVVIVTLARHLDAARTLPRLRALVPYAVHVAVPALLIVRQPDLGTALVLLAILAAMLYVAGARPVDLAAAAAGGAALLPLLWGALHDYQRRRLLAFLDPYADPLGAGYAIIQAKIAVGSGQLFGKGLFAGTQNVLRFIPEQHTDFIFTVVGEELGFVGATVLLGLYGVWIWRALAIAAGARDRLGGLMATGIGAMMGFHVVVNIGMTVGLLPVTGIPLPLLSYGGTSLLATLAATGLLLGIRARAWGARG from the coding sequence GTGAGGGCGGCATGGACGCGCGACGTCGACTGGCCGCTGGTCGCCGCGACGGTGCTGCTTGCGGCCTACGGCGTGGTGGTCCTCGTGTCGGCCACGCACGGCGCGCCGGGCGCGGCGGCGCTCGTGCGGGGCCGGGCGCTGCACCTGGCGGTGGGGACGGTGGCGCTGCTGGTGGCCGCGCGGCTCGACTACCGGCGGCTGGCGGCTGCGGCCCCCCTGCTGTACGCAGGGGCCCTGCTGGCGCTGGGGGCGGTGCTCGTGGTGGGCGACAGCCGCCTGGGCGCGCAGCGCTGGATCGCCCTGGGGCCGGTCGGCAGCGTCCAGCCGTCGGAGCTGGCGAAGCTCGTGGTGATCGTCACGCTGGCCCGCCACCTGGACGCCGCGCGCACCCTCCCGCGCCTGCGGGCGCTCGTGCCCTATGCGGTCCACGTGGCGGTCCCCGCGCTGCTGATCGTGCGCCAGCCCGACCTGGGTACCGCCCTGGTGCTGCTCGCCATCCTGGCCGCGATGCTCTACGTGGCTGGCGCGCGCCCCGTCGATCTGGCCGCGGCCGCCGCCGGGGGCGCCGCGCTGCTGCCCCTGCTCTGGGGCGCGTTGCACGACTACCAGCGCCGTCGGCTGCTGGCGTTCCTCGACCCGTACGCTGACCCGCTCGGGGCCGGGTACGCGATCATTCAGGCCAAGATCGCGGTGGGATCGGGCCAGCTCTTCGGTAAGGGGCTGTTCGCCGGCACGCAGAACGTGCTGCGCTTCATCCCCGAGCAGCACACCGACTTCATCTTCACCGTCGTCGGCGAGGAGCTGGGGTTCGTCGGGGCCACGGTGCTGCTGGGGCTCTACGGGGTGTGGATCTGGCGGGCGCTCGCCATCGCCGCCGGGGCGCGCGACCGGCTGGGCGGGCTGATGGCGACGGGCATCGGGGCCATGATGGGCTTTCACGTGGTGGTGAACATCGGGATGACGGTGGGGCTGCTGCCGGTCACGGGGATCCCGTTGCCGCTGCTCAGCTACGGGGGCACCTCGCTGCTCGCGACGCTCGCCGCCACGGGGCTGCTGCTGGGCATTCGGGCCCGGGCATGGGGTGCGCGCGGATGA
- a CDS encoding 5-(carboxyamino)imidazole ribonucleotide synthase, producing the protein MTRAPAHDAARTAKGVLGPGATLGIVGGGQLGRMLALDARRMGYRVVVLDPAPDAPAAAVADDHLVATFDDLDAHAALAARADVVTFEVEHVGLDAARAVAARCPVRPDVTTLAVCQDRSREKAFLTRHGFPVAPWREAASPAALEEAIGALGLPCLVKIPYAGYDGRGQVRIAQPDDLRAAGALGFARGPLVVERVVPFVAELAVLVARDADGAVVTYPVARTVHRDGILHEVSVPADVPEAVAARARGLAESIASALDLVGVLAVELFLLERGEVLVNELAPRPHNSGHYTIEACATSQFAQHVRAVCGLPLGAPDLLRPAAMVNLLGEHRGRVRLTGVEDALADPLVSLHLYGKAESWPRRKLGHVTALGTSAADALERARAAAAALRWAPA; encoded by the coding sequence ATGACCCGCGCCCCTGCGCACGATGCCGCGCGGACCGCGAAGGGCGTCCTGGGCCCGGGGGCGACGCTCGGTATCGTCGGCGGTGGCCAGCTCGGGCGCATGCTGGCGCTGGATGCGCGCCGCATGGGCTACCGCGTGGTGGTGCTCGATCCCGCGCCCGACGCGCCGGCTGCGGCGGTCGCCGACGACCACCTCGTGGCCACGTTCGACGACCTCGACGCGCACGCGGCGCTCGCCGCGCGCGCCGACGTCGTGACGTTCGAGGTCGAGCACGTCGGACTCGACGCCGCGCGCGCCGTCGCCGCGCGTTGTCCGGTGCGGCCCGACGTGACGACGCTCGCCGTCTGCCAGGACCGCAGCCGCGAGAAGGCGTTCCTGACGCGCCACGGGTTCCCTGTGGCGCCCTGGCGGGAGGCCGCGTCGCCCGCTGCCCTCGAGGAGGCGATCGGCGCCCTGGGGCTGCCGTGCCTGGTGAAGATCCCCTACGCGGGCTACGACGGTCGCGGCCAGGTGCGCATCGCGCAGCCGGACGATCTGCGCGCAGCCGGTGCGCTCGGGTTCGCCCGGGGCCCGCTGGTCGTCGAACGGGTCGTGCCCTTCGTTGCCGAGCTGGCGGTCCTCGTGGCGCGGGATGCCGACGGTGCCGTCGTGACGTATCCCGTGGCGCGCACCGTGCACCGCGACGGCATCCTCCACGAGGTGAGCGTGCCCGCCGACGTGCCCGAGGCGGTCGCCGCGCGCGCGCGGGGGCTGGCCGAGTCGATCGCCAGCGCACTGGACCTGGTCGGGGTGCTGGCCGTCGAGCTGTTCCTGCTCGAACGCGGCGAGGTGCTGGTCAACGAGCTCGCGCCGCGGCCCCACAACTCGGGCCACTACACCATCGAGGCGTGCGCGACCTCGCAGTTCGCCCAGCACGTGCGCGCCGTGTGTGGTCTGCCGCTGGGGGCGCCCGACCTGCTGCGGCCGGCCGCCATGGTCAACCTGCTGGGCGAGCACCGCGGGCGTGTGCGCCTGACCGGGGTCGAGGACGCCCTGGCCGATCCGTTGGTCAGCCTGCACCTCTACGGCAAAGCCGAGTCCTGGCCGCGGCGCAAGCTGGGGCACGTCACCGCGCTGGGGACCTCCGCCGCCGACGCCCTGGAGCGCGCGCGCGCCGCCGCGGCGGCACTGCGCTGGGCCCCGGCGTAG
- the obgE gene encoding GTPase ObgE: MLVDQARIYVKGGDGGRGCVAFRREKFVPKGGPDGGDGGAGGDVVAVADEGLTTLVDFKYRQHLRAGDGGHGEGGRRTGRRGADLVVRVPVGTIVRDARTGEVLADLVAHGQRAVLARGGRGGRGNARFATPTRRAPRIAEPGEPGEERWVELELRLLADVGLVGLPNAGKSTLLRRISAARPAVGDYPFTTLQPVLGVVELSDGRRFVAADLPGLIEGAHAGAGLGIQFLRHVARTRVLIYVVDLAAPEDPLDALATVRRELAQYDPGLAQRPAIVALNKVDLPQARARADDAVAALAARGVHGLPVSGATGEGVPALVEAAAALLDAARREETPAGVQK, encoded by the coding sequence GTGCTGGTCGACCAGGCCCGGATCTACGTCAAAGGCGGTGACGGCGGCCGCGGCTGCGTGGCCTTCCGGCGGGAGAAGTTCGTGCCCAAGGGCGGGCCCGATGGCGGCGACGGCGGCGCGGGCGGTGACGTCGTCGCCGTGGCCGATGAAGGGTTGACGACGCTCGTCGACTTCAAGTACCGCCAGCATCTGCGCGCCGGCGACGGCGGCCACGGGGAAGGCGGCCGTCGCACGGGGCGCCGCGGCGCCGATCTGGTGGTCCGTGTCCCCGTGGGCACCATCGTCCGCGATGCCCGGACGGGTGAGGTGCTGGCCGATCTGGTCGCGCACGGCCAGCGGGCCGTGCTGGCCCGCGGCGGCCGCGGCGGCCGCGGCAACGCCCGGTTCGCCACGCCGACGCGGCGCGCGCCCCGCATCGCCGAACCCGGCGAGCCCGGCGAGGAGCGGTGGGTCGAGCTGGAACTGCGCTTGCTGGCCGACGTGGGGCTGGTGGGCCTGCCCAACGCCGGCAAGTCCACGCTCCTGCGCAGGATCTCCGCGGCCAGGCCCGCGGTGGGCGACTACCCGTTCACGACCCTCCAGCCGGTGCTGGGCGTGGTGGAGCTGTCCGACGGCCGACGGTTCGTCGCCGCGGACCTGCCCGGTCTCATCGAGGGCGCCCACGCGGGGGCGGGCCTCGGGATCCAGTTCCTCCGGCACGTCGCCCGCACGCGGGTGCTCATCTACGTCGTCGATCTGGCCGCGCCGGAGGATCCGCTGGACGCGCTGGCGACCGTGCGGCGGGAGTTGGCGCAGTACGACCCCGGCCTGGCGCAGCGCCCGGCCATCGTCGCCCTCAACAAGGTGGACCTGCCCCAGGCACGCGCGCGGGCCGACGATGCGGTCGCCGCGCTGGCGGCCCGTGGGGTGCACGGGCTGCCGGTCTCCGGCGCGACGGGCGAGGGCGTGCCGGCGCTCGTGGAGGCTGCGGCAGCGCTGCTGGACGCGGCGCGGCGGGAGGAGACCCCTGCAGGGGTCCAGAAGTGA
- the rplU gene encoding 50S ribosomal protein L21, with amino-acid sequence MYAVIETGGKQLTVREGDVVRVERLDAAPGAMVTFDRVLLIGGPPVRVGTPVVAGARVEARVVRQGRGPKITVVKFKAKSHYRRTIGHRQAFTEVRIEKIAG; translated from the coding sequence GTGTACGCGGTCATCGAGACAGGGGGCAAGCAGCTGACCGTGCGCGAAGGGGACGTGGTGCGGGTCGAGCGGTTGGACGCGGCGCCCGGCGCCATGGTCACCTTCGACCGCGTGCTGCTGATCGGCGGCCCGCCCGTGCGCGTCGGGACGCCTGTGGTGGCCGGTGCGCGGGTCGAGGCCCGGGTCGTGCGGCAGGGGCGCGGGCCCAAGATCACGGTGGTGAAGTTCAAGGCCAAGTCGCACTACCGGCGGACGATCGGCCACCGGCAGGCGTTCACGGAGGTGCGCATCGAGAAGATCGCGGGGTAG
- a CDS encoding PaaI family thioesterase: MRDASRCFVCGSANPIGLRVRFARAGARVVGEFTPGDLHVGFAGVVHGGILAAVLDDAMAALGYTEGDPTVTARLQVRYRRPARPGQPLRVEAEETGRRGSVRQGRAVLLAADGTVVAEAEATLMRVSHDA, translated from the coding sequence ATGCGGGATGCGTCGCGGTGCTTCGTCTGCGGGTCGGCCAACCCCATCGGGCTGCGCGTCCGGTTCGCACGAGCCGGCGCCCGGGTCGTGGGGGAGTTCACGCCGGGCGATCTGCACGTGGGGTTCGCAGGCGTGGTCCACGGCGGTATCCTGGCCGCGGTGCTGGACGACGCCATGGCCGCCCTGGGCTACACCGAGGGCGACCCGACGGTCACCGCGCGGCTGCAGGTGCGCTACCGCCGGCCGGCCCGGCCGGGTCAGCCGCTGCGCGTCGAGGCCGAGGAGACGGGCCGCCGCGGCAGCGTACGCCAGGGCCGGGCGGTGTTGTTGGCCGCCGACGGGACGGTGGTCGCCGAGGCCGAAGCCACCCTGATGCGGGTGTCCCACGATGCCTGA
- the nadD gene encoding nicotinate-nucleotide adenylyltransferase, which produces MSKLGVMGGTFDPIHYGHLVTAEEARVQFGLDQVLFVPNRHPPHKDPRDVTDPEDRYLMTFLATVSNPAFSASRIEIDRPGASYTIDTIRGLAARYPDADIYYITGADAILQILRGEWAQSEELLGMCRFIAATRPGYSLDLETLRRSNNTGRTLDNVLVMEIPALAISSTDIRARVREGRPIAYLVPEAVEAYIRKRQLYVRPTIPRSPAGG; this is translated from the coding sequence GTGAGCAAACTCGGCGTCATGGGCGGCACCTTCGACCCGATTCACTACGGGCACCTGGTGACCGCCGAAGAAGCGCGTGTGCAGTTCGGCCTCGATCAGGTGCTCTTCGTCCCCAACCGGCACCCGCCGCACAAGGACCCCCGCGACGTCACCGATCCCGAGGACCGCTACCTGATGACCTTCCTGGCGACGGTCTCGAACCCGGCGTTCAGCGCGTCGCGGATCGAGATCGACCGCCCCGGCGCCTCGTACACCATCGACACGATCCGCGGGCTGGCGGCCCGCTACCCCGACGCCGACATCTACTACATCACGGGCGCCGACGCCATCCTGCAGATCCTCCGGGGTGAGTGGGCGCAGTCGGAGGAGCTGCTGGGAATGTGCCGGTTCATCGCCGCCACCCGGCCCGGCTACTCGCTCGACCTGGAGACCCTGCGGCGCAGCAACAACACCGGCCGCACGCTGGACAACGTGCTGGTGATGGAGATCCCCGCCCTGGCGATCTCGTCCACGGACATCCGGGCCCGGGTGCGGGAGGGACGGCCGATCGCCTACCTGGTCCCCGAGGCCGTCGAGGCCTACATCCGCAAGCGCCAGCTGTACGTGCGCCCCACCATCCCCCGGAGCCCGGCTGGTGGCTAG
- the smpB gene encoding SsrA-binding protein SmpB has protein sequence MPEPRDEQVIATNRRARHDYHIEETLEAGLVLTGTEVKSLRAGRVSLQEAFARVQEGEVWLHHLHIPPYEAGNIFNHEPRRPRKLLLHRREIARLRAKVAERGYTLVPLRLYFRRGLAKVELAVARGKKLHDRREAVAAREARREAERALRRSAGATR, from the coding sequence ATGCCTGAACCGCGCGACGAGCAGGTGATCGCCACCAACCGGCGGGCCCGTCACGACTACCACATCGAGGAGACCCTGGAGGCCGGGCTGGTGCTCACGGGCACCGAGGTGAAGTCGCTGCGCGCCGGGCGCGTGTCCTTGCAGGAGGCGTTCGCGCGGGTACAGGAGGGAGAGGTCTGGCTGCACCACCTGCACATTCCTCCCTACGAGGCCGGCAACATCTTCAACCACGAGCCGCGGCGGCCGCGCAAGCTCCTGCTGCACCGTCGGGAGATCGCGCGCCTGCGCGCGAAGGTCGCCGAACGCGGCTACACGCTGGTGCCGTTGCGCCTGTACTTCCGCCGCGGCCTGGCCAAGGTGGAGCTGGCTGTCGCCCGCGGCAAGAAGCTCCACGACCGCCGTGAGGCCGTCGCCGCGCGCGAGGCCCGCCGCGAAGCCGAGCGGGCGCTGCGGCGCTCGGCCGGGGCGACGCGATGA
- a CDS encoding Rne/Rng family ribonuclease has product MTIAGRQEAAGGDREESSMKEIIANIEDAEVRVAVLEDGVLVNLFIERSEPVAGNIYKGRVTNVLPGMEAAFIDIGLERNAFLHVDDIRAQRLDGEELEAPLGKGVITERLRPGQELLVQVTKEPMGSKGARVTTYLALPAHYLVLMPTVNYVGVSRRITSEAERKRLRQLAERVRPEGMGVIVRTAAEGATEKMLADDVAFLQQLWQRVLERARTQRAPALIYQDLRLIRRVVRDLFTDEVDRFVVDSAEEYARIADLLGSFAPHLKDRLVLYREPEGVFEKFGIEREIDRALRRRVWLKSGGTIVFDRTEALTVIDVNTGKYVGKTDLASTILKTNLEAVDEIVRQIALRDIGGIILVDFIDMEKEEHRQKVLDALQAAAQRDRAKLHVIDLTALGLVEITRKRVYQDLEEIMRMPCPYCEGRGRVLSPDTMAMRVRRELRRLARTSTASAILVEVHPQVAGALFRDGAGWLRALEEAHGRRLRVKGREGLHIERLNVLEGDRLEDLEAGAAARRMQFWMDREPGEVLSLAERDPAYERALAAASAAGPAPTPAEHAPRRDGLVARVLRRFLGRNGS; this is encoded by the coding sequence ATGACGATCGCCGGCAGGCAGGAGGCTGCCGGCGGGGACCGTGAGGAGTCGAGCATGAAGGAGATCATCGCCAACATCGAGGACGCCGAGGTGCGTGTGGCCGTCCTGGAGGACGGCGTGCTGGTCAACCTGTTCATCGAACGGTCGGAGCCCGTGGCCGGCAACATCTACAAGGGCAGGGTGACCAACGTCCTACCCGGCATGGAGGCCGCCTTCATCGACATCGGGCTCGAGCGCAACGCCTTCCTGCACGTCGACGACATCCGCGCGCAGCGGCTCGACGGGGAAGAGCTCGAGGCGCCGCTGGGCAAAGGGGTGATCACCGAGCGGCTGCGGCCGGGCCAGGAGCTCCTGGTCCAGGTGACCAAGGAGCCCATGGGGAGCAAGGGCGCGCGGGTGACGACGTACCTCGCCCTGCCCGCCCACTACCTGGTGCTCATGCCCACCGTCAACTACGTCGGCGTCAGCCGGCGCATCACCAGCGAGGCCGAGCGCAAGCGCCTGCGCCAGCTCGCCGAGCGCGTGCGGCCCGAGGGCATGGGCGTGATCGTGCGCACCGCCGCCGAGGGAGCCACCGAGAAGATGCTGGCCGACGACGTGGCGTTCCTCCAGCAGCTGTGGCAGCGGGTGCTGGAGCGGGCACGGACGCAGCGTGCGCCCGCCCTGATCTACCAGGATCTGCGGCTCATCCGGCGGGTCGTGCGCGACCTGTTCACCGACGAGGTCGACCGCTTCGTGGTCGACTCGGCCGAGGAGTACGCGCGCATCGCCGACCTCCTGGGCTCCTTCGCCCCGCACCTGAAGGACCGGCTGGTCCTCTACCGTGAGCCCGAGGGGGTGTTCGAGAAGTTCGGCATCGAGCGGGAGATCGACCGGGCGCTACGACGGCGGGTCTGGTTGAAGTCCGGCGGCACCATCGTCTTCGACCGCACCGAGGCCCTGACGGTCATCGACGTGAACACGGGCAAGTACGTGGGCAAGACCGACCTGGCCAGCACCATCCTGAAGACGAACCTCGAGGCGGTCGACGAGATCGTCCGCCAGATCGCGCTGCGCGACATCGGCGGCATCATCCTGGTCGACTTCATCGACATGGAGAAGGAAGAGCACCGCCAGAAGGTGCTCGACGCCCTGCAGGCGGCCGCGCAGCGCGACCGGGCCAAGCTGCACGTCATCGACCTCACCGCCCTGGGCCTGGTGGAGATCACCCGCAAGCGCGTCTACCAGGACCTGGAGGAGATCATGCGTATGCCCTGCCCCTACTGCGAGGGCCGGGGCCGGGTGCTCTCGCCCGACACGATGGCGATGCGGGTCCGCCGCGAACTGCGCCGGCTCGCCCGCACCAGTACGGCCTCCGCGATCCTGGTGGAGGTCCACCCCCAGGTCGCCGGCGCGCTGTTCCGCGACGGTGCGGGCTGGCTGCGGGCCCTGGAGGAAGCCCACGGCCGCCGCCTGCGCGTCAAGGGCCGCGAGGGGCTGCACATCGAGCGCCTCAACGTGCTGGAGGGCGACCGGCTCGAGGACCTGGAGGCCGGGGCTGCCGCACGGCGGATGCAGTTCTGGATGGACCGCGAGCCGGGCGAGGTGCTCTCGCTGGCCGAGCGCGACCCGGCCTACGAGCGCGCGCTGGCCGCAGCCAGCGCCGCCGGACCCGCGCCGACCCCGGCAGAGCACGCGCCCCGGCGGGACGGGCTCGTGGCCCGCGTGCTGCGGCGGTTCCTGGGGCGGAACGGCTCCTAG
- a CDS encoding L-threonylcarbamoyladenylate synthase, with protein sequence MPARLLPVDPAAPDPGAIAEAAEVIVTGGLVAFPTETVYGLGADALNPEAVQRIFAAKGRPADNPLIVHVADPAEVEGLAAALPDAARLLMARLWPGPLALVLPAAPQVPLVTRGGLGTVAVRMPAHPVALALIRAAGCPIAAPSANRSGRPSPTTAQHVLADLGEAIELVLDGGPTPVGVESTVLDLTTSPPSVLRPGGVAVETLRDLLGPVALPPPGAPVLARAPGTRYRHYAPRTRVVLVDASPDRLGDAVAEAVRDLWNRGLRVGVMVTEEHAAAVPSGAVVRVMGPRADPAVVAARLFAQLRELDEAGLDAIVVEAIEERGLGRAVMDRLRRAAGSAG encoded by the coding sequence ATGCCGGCACGGCTGCTGCCGGTCGATCCCGCTGCACCCGACCCCGGCGCGATCGCCGAAGCCGCCGAGGTGATCGTCACCGGCGGCCTGGTGGCGTTCCCCACCGAGACCGTCTACGGCCTGGGCGCCGATGCCCTGAACCCCGAGGCGGTGCAGCGGATCTTCGCCGCCAAGGGGCGGCCTGCCGACAACCCCCTGATCGTGCACGTGGCCGATCCCGCCGAGGTGGAGGGGCTGGCGGCCGCGCTCCCCGATGCGGCGCGCCTGCTGATGGCGCGATTGTGGCCGGGGCCGCTCGCCCTGGTGCTGCCGGCCGCGCCCCAGGTGCCGCTGGTGACGCGCGGGGGCCTTGGGACCGTGGCCGTGCGCATGCCCGCCCACCCTGTGGCGCTGGCCCTGATCCGCGCCGCCGGCTGTCCCATCGCGGCGCCCAGCGCGAACCGGTCGGGCCGGCCCAGCCCCACCACGGCCCAGCACGTGCTGGCCGACCTGGGCGAGGCGATCGAGCTCGTGCTGGACGGGGGCCCGACACCCGTCGGCGTGGAGTCCACGGTGCTCGACCTGACGACCTCGCCGCCGTCGGTGCTGCGGCCGGGCGGCGTGGCCGTCGAGACCCTGCGCGATCTCCTCGGGCCGGTGGCGCTGCCACCGCCGGGCGCCCCGGTGCTCGCGCGCGCGCCGGGCACGCGCTACCGGCACTACGCGCCTCGTACGCGCGTCGTGCTGGTGGACGCGTCGCCCGACCGGCTCGGGGACGCGGTGGCCGAGGCGGTGCGCGACCTGTGGAACCGCGGGCTGCGCGTCGGTGTCATGGTCACCGAGGAACACGCGGCGGCCGTCCCGTCCGGCGCCGTCGTGCGCGTGATGGGGCCGCGCGCCGATCCCGCCGTCGTGGCCGCCAGGCTCTTCGCGCAGCTGCGCGAGCTGGACGAGGCCGGCCTCGACGCCATCGTGGTCGAAGCGATCGAGGAGCGCGGGCTGGGGCGGGCGGTGATGGACCGCCTGCGCCGGGCAGCGGGGAGCGCAGGGTAA